The DNA segment GCTGGTTTTGGCGGTTTGGAAGGCAGGGCTTTAAAAACAGGAGACCTGATCCCTTTCAAATCTGCTACACCTGAACTGCCAGTTGGATTCAAGTGGTCGCTCAGCCCTAAAATGTATCAGCGATCACAGGATGAGGTTATCAGAGTGGTTAAAGGACCTGAATTTGAAGGCTTTCATGAAAAAAGTATCGCCGCAATACTTACAGAGAAATTTAAGATCAGTAAGGAAGCAGACCGGATGGGCTATCGCCTGGAAGGGGCTCAATTAAAACTGCGTAAAAAGCAAGACATGTTATCTTCTGCGGTGGCTTTCGGAACGGTCCAGGTAACTGCGGAAGGAAATCCGATTGTCTTAATGGCGGATCATCAGACGACCGGTGGTTATCCCAGAATCCTACAGGTAGTCAGTGTGGACTTAGGTAAGCTGGCACAATTCCAGACCGGCGATCTTTTAAGCTTTGAATTAATTACCTTAGCTCAGGCACAAACCCTGCTGATTTCTGCGGAACAGGAACTCAGACAACTCAAACAAACATTAACTTTTAAATATCCAATCAATGGTTAACCGTTATACCGCTGATCTGAATTGCGATATGGGGGAAGGCTTTGGGGCTTTCGATATCGGAAATGATGAAGCCATATTGCCTTTCGTTTCTTCGGCCAACATTGCCTGTGGTTTTCATGCAGGAGATCCTGCGGTGATGAAAAAGACCGTTCGCCTGGCGCTGAAGCATGGTGTCGCTATCGGTGCACATCCGGGATTGCCCGATTTACAGGGCTTCGGGAGAAGGGAAATGGCGATCAGCCCCGAAGAGGCTTATGATATGGTGGTTTATCAGATCGGTGCCCTGACTGCTTTCGTGAAAT comes from the Pedobacter sp. FW305-3-2-15-E-R2A2 genome and includes:
- a CDS encoding biotin-dependent carboxyltransferase family protein, with the protein product MGIKVLKGGLLTTIQDAGRYGYRKDGIIVAGAMDAHALKLGNMLVGNTGGEAGIECTLMGPFLLFEEDQLMAITGADLSAEIDGIPAPMWRPVFVHKGAVLSFGQARSGCRTYLTIHGGFDLPQVLGSYSTYLRAGFGGLEGRALKTGDLIPFKSATPELPVGFKWSLSPKMYQRSQDEVIRVVKGPEFEGFHEKSIAAILTEKFKISKEADRMGYRLEGAQLKLRKKQDMLSSAVAFGTVQVTAEGNPIVLMADHQTTGGYPRILQVVSVDLGKLAQFQTGDLLSFELITLAQAQTLLISAEQELRQLKQTLTFKYPING